A stretch of Sphingobium yanoikuyae DNA encodes these proteins:
- a CDS encoding permease — MTASIAADLTEGPTPERPPLRTLGLYLLLGFSAGLPFYMFNAVLTLRLARHGIDIVIIGFFAWIALLPTFKFVWAPLLDRYSVPGFSHFWGRRRGWIMLSQLGIFFSMVAMAFTSSDQSLPLTALFAILLAFWTTTLEVAADGWRIELAPTQAQQGPIVAANLWGYRSAMVAAGSGAVLVAAWADWTWAYLAIAIAAFLPFPILAAMRSEQEKTKGRTGALISGTLVSLVILAVTGAATALIGWVLLSAVQSAGFSAQTNVTPIVLAVALLPFVALAIALPRIRRLPADAPAKMPGFIAPYVEIFWRYGYAVLPVLAFVSFYRMGDVLTLTLSHPLWNAAGYSLEQISMADGVVALTCSMAGVALGGLCAARLPMTVALIIGACASAIGNWVFVWLWYAEPSAFVLYVAAGVDQFGHGLEGAVFVVYLSMLVSPRYPGTQYAFLSGFAFLLPRLIGGAAGAIQKQIGYDGFFILSGALSFAAIFFLPIVMRVRARTV; from the coding sequence ATGACAGCATCGATCGCCGCCGATCTGACCGAAGGCCCCACGCCAGAGCGCCCGCCGCTCCGCACGCTGGGCCTCTATCTCCTCCTCGGTTTTTCCGCCGGCCTGCCCTTCTACATGTTCAATGCGGTGCTGACGCTGCGGCTCGCGCGGCATGGCATCGACATCGTCATCATCGGCTTCTTTGCGTGGATCGCGCTGCTGCCGACCTTCAAATTCGTCTGGGCGCCTTTGCTGGATCGCTACAGCGTACCCGGCTTCTCCCATTTCTGGGGCAGGCGGCGCGGCTGGATCATGCTGTCGCAACTCGGCATCTTCTTCTCCATGGTCGCCATGGCTTTCACCTCCAGCGACCAGAGCCTGCCGCTTACAGCGCTCTTCGCGATCCTGCTCGCCTTCTGGACGACCACGTTGGAAGTCGCGGCCGATGGCTGGCGCATCGAACTGGCGCCCACACAGGCGCAGCAGGGGCCGATCGTCGCCGCAAACCTGTGGGGCTATCGCAGCGCCATGGTCGCGGCGGGCAGCGGCGCGGTGCTTGTCGCCGCCTGGGCCGACTGGACCTGGGCCTATCTCGCCATCGCCATCGCCGCCTTCCTCCCCTTCCCCATTCTCGCCGCCATGCGCTCGGAACAGGAAAAGACGAAAGGCCGCACCGGCGCTCTAATCAGCGGCACCCTCGTTAGCCTCGTCATCCTCGCCGTCACCGGCGCGGCCACCGCGCTGATCGGCTGGGTACTACTCTCTGCCGTGCAGAGCGCGGGCTTCTCCGCCCAAACCAATGTTACGCCGATCGTGCTGGCAGTCGCGCTGCTGCCCTTCGTCGCGCTCGCCATCGCCCTGCCGCGCATCCGCCGCCTGCCGGCCGATGCGCCGGCGAAAATGCCCGGCTTCATCGCCCCCTATGTCGAGATTTTCTGGCGCTATGGCTATGCCGTGCTGCCGGTGCTGGCCTTCGTCTCCTTCTACCGTATGGGCGACGTGCTGACACTCACCCTCTCGCATCCGCTGTGGAATGCGGCGGGCTACAGCCTGGAACAGATCAGCATGGCTGACGGCGTCGTCGCCCTCACCTGTTCCATGGCCGGCGTGGCGCTGGGCGGCCTGTGCGCCGCGCGCCTGCCGATGACGGTCGCGCTTATCATCGGCGCCTGCGCCTCGGCCATCGGCAACTGGGTGTTCGTCTGGCTCTGGTATGCCGAACCGTCCGCCTTCGTCCTGTATGTCGCGGCGGGCGTGGACCAGTTCGGCCATGGCCTGGAAGGCGCCGTCTTTGTCGTCTATCTCTCCATGCTGGTCAGCCCGCGCTATCCCGGCACCCAATATGCCTTCCTGTCGGGCTTCGCCTTCCTGCTGCCCCGCCTGATCGGCGGCGCGGCCGGCGCGATCCAGAAGCAGATCGGCTATGACGGCTTTTTCATCCTGTCGGGCGCGCTCAGCTTCGCCGCCATCTTCTTCCTGCCGATCGTCATGCGCGTTCGGGCCAGAACCGTTTAG
- the nagA gene encoding N-acetylglucosamine-6-phosphate deacetylase produces the protein MNGQALVGAAIVQPDGIADDGALLLEGGHILGIVARDAVPAGYDTVALEGGWLLPGFIDTQVNGGGNILLNDQPDVEGIRAIASAHRRFGTTGLLPTLISDDADVVDAVIAAGEAALVQGVPGVLGLHIEGPHLNPVKKGIHDAAKFTAIDPKVLERLTRPTIGRRIVTLAPELAPSGAIRALRDAGVLVAAGHSLADYDQTVAALSEGLNGFTHLFNAMTQMGSREPGMVAAALLDRSSHFGLIVDGVHVHPATLRVAIAARGLEGAMLVTDAMPPVGGAQRSFTLMGQSIHVVDGICRGPDGTLAGSALNMAQAFRNTIDMMGCSMVEASRMASGNPARFLRLEDRKGAIAPGLCADLVHMDCDRQVRRTWINGEMEESSE, from the coding sequence ATGAACGGGCAGGCGCTTGTCGGTGCAGCGATCGTGCAGCCGGATGGGATTGCCGATGATGGCGCGCTGCTGCTTGAAGGCGGGCATATCCTTGGCATCGTGGCGCGGGACGCGGTGCCAGCAGGATATGATACGGTAGCGCTGGAGGGCGGATGGCTGCTACCCGGCTTTATCGACACGCAGGTCAATGGCGGCGGCAACATACTGTTGAATGATCAGCCTGATGTGGAGGGCATCCGCGCGATTGCGAGCGCGCATCGGCGGTTCGGGACGACGGGTCTGTTGCCGACGTTGATCAGCGATGATGCGGATGTGGTCGATGCGGTAATCGCGGCAGGAGAAGCTGCGCTCGTGCAGGGCGTGCCCGGCGTCCTGGGCCTGCATATCGAGGGGCCGCACCTCAACCCGGTGAAGAAAGGCATTCATGACGCCGCCAAATTCACCGCCATCGATCCCAAGGTGCTGGAGCGGCTGACGCGGCCGACGATCGGGCGGCGGATCGTGACGCTGGCGCCGGAACTGGCACCGTCGGGGGCTATCCGGGCGTTGCGTGATGCGGGGGTTCTGGTCGCGGCGGGGCATAGCCTGGCTGATTATGACCAGACGGTCGCGGCGCTAAGCGAAGGCTTGAACGGCTTCACCCATCTGTTCAACGCGATGACGCAGATGGGAAGCAGGGAGCCGGGCATGGTGGCGGCCGCATTGCTGGATCGGAGCAGCCATTTCGGCCTGATCGTCGATGGAGTACATGTGCATCCAGCGACCCTGCGTGTGGCAATTGCTGCGCGCGGACTAGAGGGTGCGATGTTGGTGACGGACGCGATGCCGCCGGTGGGAGGTGCGCAGCGTAGCTTCACCCTGATGGGACAGTCTATCCATGTCGTGGATGGCATATGCCGCGGGCCGGACGGAACGCTGGCGGGATCGGCGCTCAATATGGCGCAGGCGTTTCGCAACACGATAGACATGATGGGCTGTTCCATGGTTGAAGCGTCGCGCATGGCGAGCGGCAATCCGGCGCGCTTTTTGCGGCTGGAGGATCGCAAAGGCGCGATAGCGCCTGGGCTGTGCGCGGATCTTGTTCATATGGACTGCGACCGGCAGGTGCGGCGGACCTGGATCAATGGGGAGATGGAGGAGAGCAGCGAATGA
- a CDS encoding GntR family transcriptional regulator, with the protein MREKLVARGEDGTPLYLQLARNLRDHIESGGIIPGNALPSERDLSEMAGISRVTVRKAIEQLIEEGVLFRKQGSGTFVARRIETPASVLSSFTHDALSRGEDPGVIWMMKSYAQPTEEEAAALSISPSARVARLGRVRLSGGEPLAIEHAIVPADCLPDLTTIGDSLYEAMGRAGFRPTSGTQRVRASLATPTEAGLLCVRQNSEVLRIERITRIPGGRAVEFTRSVYRGDRYDFVTELKEIG; encoded by the coding sequence ATGCGGGAAAAACTGGTCGCACGGGGGGAAGACGGGACGCCGCTCTACCTGCAACTGGCGCGCAATCTGCGCGATCATATCGAAAGCGGCGGGATCATACCGGGCAACGCCCTGCCGTCCGAACGCGACCTCAGCGAAATGGCCGGCATTTCGCGCGTCACCGTGCGCAAAGCGATCGAACAGCTGATCGAGGAAGGCGTGCTGTTCCGCAAGCAGGGTTCCGGCACCTTCGTCGCCCGCCGGATCGAAACGCCCGCCTCCGTCCTGTCCAGTTTCACCCATGATGCCCTGTCACGCGGCGAAGATCCCGGCGTCATCTGGATGATGAAAAGCTATGCCCAGCCGACCGAGGAAGAGGCCGCCGCGCTTTCTATTTCCCCGTCCGCCCGCGTCGCCCGCCTTGGCCGCGTGCGCCTATCGGGCGGCGAGCCGCTGGCGATCGAACATGCCATCGTTCCGGCCGATTGCCTGCCCGACCTCACGACCATCGGCGACTCCCTCTATGAGGCGATGGGCCGGGCCGGTTTCCGTCCTACCTCCGGCACGCAGCGCGTCCGAGCCTCGCTCGCCACGCCGACCGAAGCCGGCCTGCTCTGTGTCCGCCAGAATAGCGAAGTGCTGCGTATCGAACGCATCACCCGCATCCCCGGTGGCCGGGCGGTCGAATTTACCCGCTCCGTCTATCGCGGCGACCGCTATGACTTTGTGACTGAACTCAAGGAAATCGGCTGA
- a CDS encoding Fic family protein produces MNVESPTQIEPARIDAPAGDLPDLVVEIAARAEGLGRALHPQTALHLASLVRVMNTYYSNLIEGHRTRPRDIERALAGERDDDQRDLMAEAAAHYRVQEAIDRAAIHGELPDPADPNFILQLHRDFYADASIDMLTVRGGERSFVMTPGEWRSRAEHDVQIGRHTPPSSARVADFMSYFFSRFAFEPKDGMRLTAVGAGKAKRILALATAHHRFNWIHPFPDGNGRVSRLMSHAMALKAGIGAHGLWSVSRGLARGLEPGDAGRTEYRKYMALADAPRQGDRDGRGNLSEAHLVGFAEWFLKVCLDQISYMSGVFELDTLSKRLERHVLITDGLSPESNWLLQEALIRGEFERGAAPRLTGLPERSARRVLKELTDAGLLASDTPKGPVSLRFSSDTQDTLFPKLFA; encoded by the coding sequence GTGAACGTCGAATCCCCCACACAGATCGAGCCTGCACGGATCGATGCACCGGCCGGTGATTTGCCGGATCTCGTCGTCGAAATAGCAGCCAGGGCCGAAGGTCTCGGGCGAGCACTTCATCCGCAGACCGCACTCCATCTAGCCAGCCTCGTGCGAGTGATGAACACCTACTACAGTAACCTCATCGAGGGGCACCGCACCCGTCCACGGGATATCGAGCGCGCGTTGGCCGGCGAACGCGATGACGATCAACGAGATCTCATGGCCGAAGCTGCCGCGCATTACCGCGTACAGGAAGCCATCGATCGCGCTGCCATTCATGGCGAACTTCCCGATCCTGCCGACCCAAATTTTATCCTGCAACTGCACCGCGATTTCTACGCGGATGCCTCGATCGACATGCTCACCGTGCGCGGTGGGGAGCGAAGCTTTGTCATGACGCCGGGCGAATGGCGATCAAGGGCCGAGCACGATGTCCAGATCGGCCGCCACACTCCGCCATCGTCGGCCAGAGTGGCCGATTTCATGAGCTATTTCTTCTCGCGGTTTGCCTTTGAACCCAAGGATGGAATGCGCTTGACCGCAGTGGGAGCCGGGAAAGCAAAGCGTATACTGGCACTGGCAACAGCACACCACCGGTTCAATTGGATTCACCCCTTTCCCGATGGCAATGGCCGGGTTAGTCGGTTGATGAGCCACGCCATGGCGCTCAAGGCAGGGATCGGCGCGCACGGGCTATGGTCGGTATCTCGAGGGCTTGCGCGCGGGCTGGAGCCCGGAGATGCTGGCCGGACAGAATATCGCAAATACATGGCCTTAGCCGATGCACCGCGCCAGGGAGATCGCGATGGCCGGGGAAACCTTTCCGAAGCGCATCTGGTGGGATTTGCTGAGTGGTTTCTCAAAGTCTGTCTCGATCAAATCAGCTACATGTCGGGCGTCTTCGAACTCGACACCCTATCGAAGCGGCTTGAGCGCCATGTGTTGATCACAGATGGCTTGTCTCCGGAGAGTAACTGGTTACTCCAGGAAGCCCTTATTCGAGGAGAATTCGAGCGGGGTGCAGCTCCGCGCCTTACGGGTCTGCCCGAGCGCAGCGCGCGACGCGTCCTAAAGGAACTCACCGACGCTGGACTGCTGGCGTCCGATACCCCGAAGGGGCCGGTATCACTTCGTTTCTCGAGTGACACCCAGGATACGCTTTTCCCAAAGCTCTTCGCCTGA
- a CDS encoding N-acetylmuramic acid 6-phosphate etherase, with amino-acid sequence MSTETIDPRYVDIDQWPTIRAVEAMLEGQMAAIAAIGSQAKAIALASEAAAARLGTQGRLVYVGAGTSGRIAVQDGVELYPTYNWPQERLLFLMAGGLAALTEAAEGAEDDADAARAEIADAAVGPQDVVIGVAASGRTPYTLAAIAAAREAGALTIAVANNCDTALPAAADHGLVAETGTEIVAGSTRMKAGTAQKATLNILSTAIMLRMGLVYRGRMVNMRISNEKLRLRGEAMVRDIADVDMAAASRALDAAGQDIKQAVLVAMGVATHEAHRLLEIHGQNLPDAMRAAQGGE; translated from the coding sequence ATGAGTACCGAAACCATCGATCCGCGCTATGTCGACATCGACCAATGGCCGACCATTCGCGCGGTCGAAGCGATGCTGGAAGGGCAGATGGCCGCCATCGCGGCCATCGGATCGCAGGCGAAGGCCATCGCACTGGCCTCCGAAGCCGCCGCCGCGCGCCTCGGCACGCAGGGGCGACTGGTCTATGTCGGCGCCGGCACCTCCGGCCGCATCGCGGTACAGGATGGCGTCGAACTTTATCCCACTTATAACTGGCCGCAAGAACGCCTCTTATTCCTAATGGCGGGTGGCCTAGCAGCGCTCACCGAAGCGGCCGAAGGGGCGGAGGATGATGCGGACGCAGCCCGCGCCGAAATCGCCGATGCCGCCGTCGGCCCGCAGGATGTGGTGATCGGTGTCGCCGCCAGCGGACGCACCCCCTACACGCTCGCCGCCATCGCTGCCGCTCGAGAGGCTGGCGCGCTGACCATTGCCGTCGCCAACAATTGCGATACCGCTCTGCCCGCCGCCGCCGACCACGGGCTAGTCGCGGAAACCGGCACCGAAATCGTCGCCGGCTCCACCCGGATGAAGGCGGGCACCGCGCAAAAGGCGACGCTCAACATCCTGTCCACCGCAATCATGCTGCGCATGGGCCTCGTCTATCGCGGCCGTATGGTCAACATGCGCATTTCCAACGAAAAGCTGCGCTTGCGTGGAGAGGCCATGGTGCGCGACATTGCCGATGTGGACATGGCCGCCGCATCGCGCGCACTCGATGCAGCGGGACAGGACATCAAGCAGGCGGTGCTTGTTGCCATGGGGGTAGCAACGCACGAAGCGCACCGTCTTCTTGAAATCCACGGCCAGAATCTGCCGGACGCGATGCGCGCCGCGCAAGGGGGGGAATAG
- the dld gene encoding D-lactate dehydrogenase has translation MRGLLPRLRAIVGARHVLTGSQATARYRHGYRTGSGAALAVVRPGSLVEQWRVAQACVAADVSIIMQASNTGLTGGSTPNGDGYPGGCVIISTTRINGLHLIRNGAQVVCLPGTTLYALEKALAPLGREPHSVIGSSCFGASVVGGVCNNSGGSLVQRGPAYTQLSLYGQIGADGALRLVNHLGVALGDDPEEMLRRLESGDFRPDDVDAAADRWAHDCGYTGHVRDIDSATPARFNADSRCLYEAAGSAGKIIVFAVRLDSFVKEEGATTFYIGTNDPAQLTAIRRTILGEFSLLPVAGEYMHRDAFDIADGYGKDMFIAIERLGTDRLPRLFALKSRVDALPLVGAGFSDRIMQRIGRMLPDHLPPEMRAWRNRFEHHLLLKMPLAAVADTRALLTDLFAAGEGGYFECSPALAAKAFLHRFVAAGAAVRYRAVHAREVEDIVPLDVALPRNIPEWQEKLPPDLAAQSIHSLYYGHFMCHVFHQDYIVRKGVDLLAFEHRIWALLDERGAEYPAEHNVGHLYKAKPDLADFYRQIDPRNQCNPGIGQTVRARHWGEQQKEVPS, from the coding sequence ATGAGGGGCCTGCTGCCCCGGCTGCGCGCGATCGTGGGCGCGCGCCATGTGCTGACTGGCTCACAGGCGACCGCGCGCTATCGCCATGGCTATCGTACCGGATCGGGCGCTGCGCTGGCAGTAGTGCGGCCGGGCAGTCTGGTCGAGCAGTGGCGAGTGGCGCAGGCCTGTGTGGCGGCAGATGTGTCGATCATTATGCAGGCGTCCAATACCGGGCTGACCGGCGGATCGACGCCCAATGGCGATGGTTATCCCGGCGGCTGCGTGATCATCAGCACAACGCGGATCAACGGGCTGCATCTTATCCGCAATGGTGCGCAAGTCGTCTGCCTGCCCGGTACGACGCTTTATGCGCTGGAAAAGGCGCTGGCGCCGCTGGGGCGAGAGCCGCATTCGGTGATCGGCTCCTCCTGCTTCGGCGCGTCGGTGGTGGGAGGCGTGTGCAATAATTCGGGCGGATCGCTGGTGCAGCGCGGGCCTGCCTATACGCAGCTCAGTCTCTATGGCCAGATCGGCGCGGACGGGGCGTTGCGGCTGGTCAATCATCTGGGCGTGGCGCTGGGCGATGATCCCGAAGAGATGCTGCGGCGGCTGGAGAGTGGCGACTTCCGGCCCGACGATGTCGATGCGGCGGCGGATCGATGGGCGCATGACTGTGGTTATACCGGCCATGTGCGCGATATCGACAGCGCGACGCCCGCTCGATTCAATGCCGACAGTCGATGCCTGTATGAAGCGGCGGGCAGCGCCGGCAAGATCATCGTCTTTGCCGTGCGGCTGGACAGTTTCGTGAAGGAAGAAGGCGCCACCACCTTCTATATCGGGACCAATGATCCCGCACAGTTGACGGCGATACGGCGCACCATATTGGGTGAATTCAGCCTTCTGCCGGTGGCGGGCGAATATATGCACCGCGACGCGTTCGACATTGCCGATGGTTATGGCAAGGACATGTTCATCGCGATCGAGCGGCTGGGGACGGACCGGCTGCCCCGGTTGTTTGCATTGAAATCACGGGTTGATGCGCTTCCCCTTGTCGGGGCGGGGTTTAGCGACCGGATAATGCAGCGTATCGGCCGGATGCTGCCCGATCATCTGCCGCCTGAGATGCGCGCCTGGCGCAATAGGTTCGAGCATCATCTGCTGCTCAAGATGCCGTTGGCGGCGGTTGCGGATACCCGCGCTTTACTCACCGATCTATTTGCCGCCGGCGAGGGGGGGTATTTTGAGTGTAGCCCAGCGCTGGCGGCCAAGGCGTTCCTGCATCGCTTCGTCGCGGCGGGGGCGGCGGTGCGTTATCGCGCAGTGCATGCTCGCGAAGTCGAGGATATCGTGCCACTGGACGTAGCTTTGCCGCGCAATATACCGGAATGGCAGGAGAAATTGCCGCCGGATCTGGCGGCGCAGAGCATCCATAGCCTCTATTATGGCCATTTTATGTGCCATGTGTTCCATCAGGATTATATCGTTCGTAAAGGCGTAGACCTGCTGGCTTTCGAGCATCGCATCTGGGCGCTGCTCGATGAGCGCGGTGCGGAATATCCAGCCGAACATAATGTTGGCCATCTCTACAAGGCAAAGCCCGATCTTGCGGATTTCTATCGCCAGATCGACCCGCGCAACCAGTGCAATCCCGGCATCGGCCAGACAGTGCGGGCGCGCCATTGGGGCGAACAGCAAAAGGAAGTTCCATCATGA
- a CDS encoding serine hydrolase domain-containing protein, translating to MIDEICEAAFAPAVEAVASGRIPGATLGIVSADGKSAVRLVGSAAILPEREALTRHHWFDLASVSKVIATTTMILQLAEQGRLDLDRPLTDAIPDLRQYDVANAAERKLTFRDCLAHRSFLPAVEPIYTYGDDPARLRAFVLQREWHHGPPVYSDINFIMLGIAIERITGAPLSDWPLGDGLSYGPPPGPAVATEACSWRGRVLKGEVHDENAAALGGAPGHAGLFGTVDGVLGFARTMLDGSILSPAMLAQTRTAQLGHRTCGWERAFASWSGGDACSTATIGHTGFTGTGLWIDFERGLAWTLLTNRVHPTRHADSGIFTLRPAVGDALIAAWDAA from the coding sequence ATGATAGATGAAATCTGCGAAGCCGCCTTCGCCCCGGCGGTCGAAGCGGTCGCCAGTGGCCGCATCCCCGGCGCGACCCTTGGCATCGTCAGTGCCGACGGCAAAAGCGCAGTGCGCCTGGTCGGTTCAGCCGCCATCTTGCCCGAACGCGAAGCCCTGACCCGCCACCACTGGTTCGACCTCGCCTCCGTATCGAAGGTGATCGCCACCACCACCATGATCTTGCAACTGGCGGAGCAGGGCCGACTCGATCTCGACCGTCCTCTGACCGACGCCATTCCCGACCTGCGCCAATATGACGTCGCCAATGCAGCGGAACGCAAGCTGACCTTCCGTGATTGCCTCGCCCACCGCAGCTTCCTGCCCGCGGTTGAGCCGATCTACACCTATGGCGATGATCCCGCGCGGCTGCGCGCCTTCGTCCTCCAGCGCGAATGGCACCATGGCCCGCCAGTCTATTCCGACATCAATTTCATAATGCTCGGCATCGCGATCGAACGCATCACCGGTGCGCCGCTCAGCGACTGGCCGCTGGGCGATGGCCTGTCCTACGGCCCGCCCCCTGGCCCCGCCGTCGCGACCGAGGCATGCAGCTGGCGCGGACGGGTGCTCAAGGGCGAAGTGCATGACGAAAATGCCGCCGCACTGGGCGGCGCGCCGGGCCATGCCGGCCTGTTCGGCACGGTCGACGGCGTGCTGGGCTTTGCCAGAACGATGCTCGACGGCTCGATCCTATCCCCCGCGATGCTGGCCCAGACCCGCACCGCGCAACTGGGCCACCGCACTTGCGGCTGGGAACGCGCCTTTGCCAGCTGGTCAGGCGGCGACGCCTGTTCGACCGCAACGATCGGCCACACCGGCTTCACCGGCACGGGTCTATGGATCGATTTCGAGCGCGGCCTCGCCTGGACCCTGCTCACCAACCGCGTTCATCCCACCCGCCATGCCGACAGCGGCATCTTCACCCTGCGCCCTGCGGTGGGCGACGCGCTGATCGCGGCGTGGGATGCCGCTTAG
- a CDS encoding SIS domain-containing protein, with product MIAIQDKSRTTLMAREAAEAPERCAAQIARNAGLMREVGQRLRVLAPPFAATLARGSSDQAAAFAKVLLETRAGLPTLSHAPSIGSLYKATSPRFKGVPLIAISQSGRSPDLIAAAVDAQRQGALVVTIVNDDASPLAELADICIPIHAGPETSVAATKSFIGTLVALAHLAAEWSEDKALLAALASVGDVLEAAVAADWTGAVPLLKEPGNMLVLGRGLTLPIAGEAALKFKETSSLHAEAFSIAEVAHGPMTLIGEGDPVLALGPIDAARAGLRERLEDFRARGAQVIAVGHPDDVAAATLALPGQWDVHPVLNAIAQIQSFYGLANALSLARGYNPDAPPHLAKVTRTL from the coding sequence ATGATCGCGATACAGGATAAGAGCCGTACCACGCTGATGGCGCGTGAGGCGGCTGAAGCGCCGGAACGCTGTGCGGCGCAGATTGCGCGCAATGCCGGTCTGATGCGGGAGGTTGGGCAGCGGCTGCGCGTGCTGGCGCCGCCCTTTGCCGCAACGCTGGCGCGGGGCAGTTCGGATCAGGCGGCGGCCTTTGCCAAGGTGCTGCTGGAAACGCGGGCGGGCTTGCCGACATTGAGTCATGCGCCATCGATTGGCTCGTTGTACAAGGCGACGTCGCCGCGCTTCAAAGGCGTGCCGCTGATTGCCATTTCGCAGTCGGGGCGCAGCCCGGACCTGATCGCCGCAGCGGTGGATGCGCAGCGGCAGGGCGCGCTGGTGGTCACCATCGTCAATGATGATGCGTCGCCGCTGGCGGAGTTGGCGGATATCTGCATTCCCATCCATGCTGGCCCGGAAACCAGCGTGGCGGCGACCAAGAGCTTCATCGGTACGTTGGTCGCGTTGGCGCACCTGGCGGCGGAATGGAGCGAGGACAAGGCGTTGCTGGCGGCTTTGGCGTCTGTCGGCGATGTGCTGGAGGCGGCGGTTGCGGCCGACTGGACCGGGGCTGTGCCGTTGCTGAAAGAGCCAGGCAATATGCTGGTGCTGGGGCGCGGCCTGACCCTGCCGATCGCGGGGGAAGCGGCGCTGAAGTTCAAGGAAACGTCGAGCCTGCATGCCGAGGCGTTCAGCATTGCGGAGGTGGCGCATGGGCCCATGACGTTGATCGGCGAGGGTGATCCGGTGTTGGCGCTGGGACCGATCGATGCGGCGCGGGCCGGGCTGCGCGAACGGCTGGAGGATTTCCGGGCGCGTGGGGCGCAGGTGATTGCGGTGGGCCATCCTGATGATGTGGCGGCGGCGACGCTGGCGTTGCCGGGGCAATGGGATGTGCATCCGGTGCTGAATGCGATCGCGCAAATACAGAGCTTCTATGGCCTCGCCAATGCGCTGTCGCTGGCGCGCGGGTATAATCCCGACGCGCCGCCGCATCTGGCTAAGGTGACGCGGACGCTATGA
- a CDS encoding BadF/BadG/BcrA/BcrD ATPase family protein — MSYFLGIDAGGSNCRARLIDSEGNVIGTGQGGTANARIGLEALYTTLCAVSNQAIAEAGLSSMQVETIRAGMGIAGISRPGVRDALERFAFPFASVNYGTDAFIANLGAHGGADGAILILGTGSIAQVRAGGRDFTIGGYGFPISDEGSGAALGLSAMRHALRALDGRSQATPLSRAVTERFDHDTTKAIGWMDKATPKDYGSFAPLVMDYAEADDAIARSIVEDAVQHIERFIETIFERGASRCTLVGGLADRMQPWLRARTVGRLSPKLGDPLDGALLFASYL; from the coding sequence ATGAGCTATTTTTTGGGCATCGATGCGGGTGGCAGTAATTGCCGTGCGCGGCTGATCGACAGTGAAGGCAATGTGATCGGCACAGGACAGGGCGGAACGGCCAATGCTCGGATCGGCCTGGAAGCGCTCTATACGACATTGTGCGCGGTATCCAATCAAGCGATCGCTGAAGCGGGACTTTCTTCGATGCAGGTAGAAACGATCCGTGCGGGCATGGGCATTGCCGGCATTTCTCGACCGGGTGTGCGCGACGCGCTGGAGAGGTTCGCCTTTCCCTTTGCCTCAGTCAATTATGGGACGGACGCCTTCATCGCCAACTTAGGGGCGCATGGCGGCGCAGATGGGGCAATCCTTATTTTAGGAACGGGGAGTATCGCGCAGGTGCGCGCAGGTGGCCGGGACTTTACCATCGGTGGCTATGGTTTCCCTATATCAGATGAGGGCAGCGGCGCTGCACTGGGCTTGAGCGCAATGCGCCATGCTCTGCGCGCATTGGACGGGCGATCACAGGCCACTCCTCTGAGCCGAGCGGTAACAGAGCGGTTCGATCATGACACAACGAAGGCGATCGGCTGGATGGATAAGGCTACGCCTAAGGACTACGGCAGTTTTGCGCCTCTGGTGATGGACTACGCTGAAGCGGATGATGCCATTGCTCGTTCGATCGTCGAGGATGCGGTCCAGCATATCGAACGGTTCATCGAGACAATTTTTGAACGCGGAGCTAGCCGCTGCACGCTGGTCGGCGGATTGGCCGATCGCATGCAGCCTTGGCTGCGGGCGCGAACGGTGGGGCGGTTGAGCCCTAAGTTGGGCGATCCGCTGGACGGTGCATTGCTCTTTGCCAGCTATTTGTGA